One stretch of Candidatus Zixiibacteriota bacterium DNA includes these proteins:
- a CDS encoding ABC transporter ATP-binding protein, whose product MNLSVENVSKQYRGGVWGLRDFTIELESGVLGLVGPNGAGKSTLMRILATISRPTSGTAKWNGKDIAADPEVIRRELGYLPQDFGVYPNLSAVEFLSYVATLKGITATATRRRIDELLTLLNLTAAAKRPLGGFSGGMKQRVGIAQALLNDPRLLIVDEPTVGLDPEERVRFRNLLADLAGERVVLLSTHIVSDVESTASAIAIIAQGRLLVHTTPERLLDSVRDKVWETPVSAEQLSAYRQRFVLSGVQRRDGRLTARLVAPEAPAVEAVRVAASLEDAYLFTISQQRAAA is encoded by the coding sequence ATGAACCTGAGCGTAGAGAATGTCAGCAAGCAGTATCGGGGCGGTGTCTGGGGCTTGCGCGACTTCACGATCGAGCTGGAGTCGGGCGTGCTGGGGCTGGTAGGGCCGAACGGCGCGGGTAAATCAACGCTGATGCGCATCCTGGCGACGATTTCGCGACCGACGAGCGGCACGGCGAAGTGGAACGGGAAGGATATCGCCGCCGACCCGGAAGTGATTCGGCGCGAGTTGGGCTATTTGCCGCAAGATTTTGGCGTGTACCCGAATCTGAGCGCCGTAGAGTTTCTGTCTTACGTTGCCACGCTGAAAGGCATAACGGCGACGGCCACGCGCCGGCGCATTGATGAGCTTTTGACGCTGCTGAACCTGACGGCGGCGGCCAAGCGACCGCTGGGCGGGTTCTCGGGCGGCATGAAGCAGCGCGTCGGCATTGCGCAGGCGCTGCTGAATGATCCCAGGTTGTTGATCGTAGACGAGCCGACGGTCGGACTCGACCCGGAGGAACGGGTGCGCTTTCGGAATTTACTGGCCGATCTGGCGGGCGAGCGGGTTGTGTTGTTATCGACGCACATCGTGTCGGATGTGGAATCGACGGCGAGTGCGATCGCGATCATCGCGCAGGGGCGGCTGCTGGTGCACACGACGCCGGAGCGGCTGTTGGATTCGGTGCGGGACAAGGTGTGGGAGACGCCGGTTAGCGCGGAGCAACTTTCGGCGTACCGTCAGCGCTTCGTGCTCAGCGGCGTGCAACGACGGGACGGGCGGCTCACGGCGCGACTGGTGGCGCCGGAAGCACCGGCGGTGGAGGCTGTGCGCGTTGCGGCCTCGCTCGAAGACGCTTACCTATTCACGATTTCGCAGCAGCGGGCGGCAGCGTAA